A section of the Clostridium omnivorum genome encodes:
- the galE gene encoding UDP-glucose 4-epimerase GalE yields MAVLVTGGAGYIGSHTSVQLIEKGNDIVIVDNLINSNEEALHRVRKITGKDFKFYKVDLLNKTDLRKIFHENQIDSVIHFAGLKAVGESVSIPLRYYENNLISTLNLCEVMNEFNVKKLVFSSSATVYGNPSTVPITEDFPLSATNPYGRTKLMIEEILRDLYISDNSWNIALLRYFNPIGAHKSGLIGEDPKGIPNNLVPYIAQVACGKLECLKVFGDDYPTKDGTGVRDYIHVEDLADGHLKALEKLNANPGIQAYNLGTGNGYTVLEVVEAYSKACGKEIPYKIAPKRPGDVAACYADTSKALEELGFSARRTLEDMCRDSWNWQSNNPNGYEI; encoded by the coding sequence ATGGCAGTTTTGGTTACAGGAGGAGCTGGCTATATTGGCAGCCATACTTCAGTCCAATTAATTGAAAAAGGCAATGACATTGTAATTGTAGATAACCTTATTAATAGTAATGAGGAAGCCTTGCACAGAGTTAGAAAAATAACAGGTAAAGATTTTAAATTCTATAAGGTTGATTTACTTAACAAGACCGACTTAAGGAAAATATTTCATGAAAATCAAATTGATTCTGTTATACATTTTGCTGGATTAAAGGCAGTAGGGGAATCAGTATCAATACCACTTAGATATTACGAAAACAACCTTATTAGTACACTAAATTTATGTGAAGTTATGAATGAATTTAATGTTAAGAAGCTTGTATTCAGTTCCTCAGCAACAGTTTATGGAAATCCTAGTACAGTTCCTATAACTGAGGATTTTCCACTAAGCGCAACGAATCCATATGGAAGAACAAAGCTTATGATTGAGGAAATACTTAGAGATTTATATATATCTGATAATAGCTGGAATATAGCATTACTTCGATATTTTAATCCAATCGGTGCTCATAAAAGTGGGCTTATAGGTGAAGATCCTAAGGGTATACCTAATAATTTAGTTCCATATATAGCACAGGTAGCTTGTGGTAAGCTTGAATGCTTGAAAGTTTTTGGAGATGACTATCCAACAAAAGATGGCACTGGAGTAAGAGATTATATCCATGTAGAGGATTTAGCAGATGGGCACCTTAAAGCCCTAGAAAAGTTAAACGCAAATCCTGGGATACAGGCTTATAATCTTGGGACAGGCAATGGGTATACAGTGCTTGAAGTAGTAGAAGCATATTCAAAAGCTTGTGGTAAGGAAATACCTTATAAAATAGCACCCAAAAGACCTGGAGATGTGGCAGCTTGCTATGCTGATACTTCTAAAGCACTAGAAGAGCTAGGCTTTTCAGCTAGAAGAACTCTAGAGGATATGTGCAGAGATTCATGGAATTGGCAATCAAACAATCCAAATGGATATGAGATATAA
- a CDS encoding AraC family transcriptional regulator — protein sequence MSYVKTLLKEEFNIKEIVTVHYFEFAKNYIYEGESHNFWEFVYVDKGEVEIMADTNGYKLNQGEIIFHKPNEFHNLWANGKVAPNLIVISFYCNSPSMAFFENKILSADDANRKLLSNIVKEARNAFSSDLSESELKKLEFRDNVIFGCEQLIKIYLEEFLINLVRRDKSITKEVRLSSSVKERSDNNMTTKIIGFLQDNINNNLTFEDVCKFSNMSKTNLKTVFKEKTGTGVIEYFKSLKIEEAKRLIREEEMNFTQIADILGYSSIHYFSRHFKKATGMTLSDFAYSVKSL from the coding sequence ATGAGCTATGTTAAGACTTTATTAAAAGAGGAATTCAATATAAAAGAAATTGTCACAGTACACTATTTTGAATTTGCCAAAAATTACATTTATGAAGGTGAGTCTCATAACTTTTGGGAGTTTGTTTATGTGGATAAAGGTGAAGTGGAAATAATGGCTGACACCAATGGTTATAAGCTTAATCAAGGAGAAATTATCTTTCATAAGCCTAATGAATTTCATAATTTATGGGCTAATGGAAAAGTTGCTCCTAACCTAATTGTAATATCCTTTTATTGCAATTCTCCTTCAATGGCATTTTTTGAAAATAAAATATTAAGTGCAGATGACGCTAATAGAAAATTATTATCTAACATTGTAAAAGAAGCAAGAAATGCATTTTCTTCTGATTTAAGTGAATCTGAATTAAAAAAACTTGAATTCCGGGATAATGTAATTTTCGGATGTGAGCAACTAATAAAAATATATTTAGAAGAATTTTTAATAAATCTTGTTAGAAGGGATAAAAGCATTACTAAAGAGGTTAGATTATCCTCTTCAGTAAAGGAAAGATCTGATAATAATATGACCACCAAGATTATTGGCTTTCTGCAAGACAATATAAATAATAACTTGACCTTTGAAGATGTATGTAAATTTTCAAACATGAGCAAAACAAATCTTAAAACTGTTTTTAAAGAAAAAACCGGAACTGGAGTAATAGAATATTTTAAAAGCTTGAAAATTGAGGAAGCAAAAAGGCTTATCCGTGAAGAAGAAATGAATTTTACTCAAATAGCAGATATATTAGGTTATTCATCAATCCATTATTTTTCAAGACATTTTAAAAAGGCCACTGGGATGACCTTATCTGACTTTGCTTATTCTGTTAAGTCGCTTTGA
- a CDS encoding phosphotransferase enzyme family protein encodes MESKFNINEIVNNFQFTGKFVKAEAYGFGHINSTYAVYFEKEDGTIHRYILQKINTNIFKSPEKLMENIENVTSHIKNKLITAGRNPERETLVIIKAKDGKSFYKSESGEYFRSYVFIEDAQTYMLVENPKHFYNAGRALGKFQQYLSDFPAERLHETIPDFHNTEKRYEAFLKAVKEDVKGRAKEVQDEIKFVTNRADDTKVLVNLLKENKLPLRVTHNDTKFNNVMIDDATGEGICVIDLDTVMPGLSLYDFGDSIRSGAVTAEEDEIDLSKAWLSLELFENFTKGFMETAGQSLTDMEIKYLPFSAKLLTFECGMRFLTDYLNGDVYFKIHREKHNLDRARNQFKIVADMEDKFEQMEAIVEKVCQ; translated from the coding sequence ATGGAAAGTAAATTTAATATTAATGAGATAGTAAATAATTTTCAGTTTACTGGTAAATTCGTAAAAGCAGAGGCTTATGGCTTCGGACATATAAATAGTACCTACGCTGTATACTTTGAAAAAGAAGATGGCACAATTCATAGATACATACTTCAAAAAATAAATACAAATATATTTAAATCTCCAGAGAAGCTTATGGAAAATATAGAAAACGTAACTTCTCATATTAAAAATAAATTGATTACAGCAGGAAGAAATCCTGAGAGAGAGACCTTGGTTATTATAAAAGCTAAGGATGGAAAAAGCTTTTATAAAAGTGAAAGCGGAGAATACTTTAGAAGTTACGTATTTATTGAGGACGCTCAAACCTATATGCTAGTAGAAAACCCAAAGCATTTTTATAATGCAGGAAGAGCTTTAGGTAAGTTCCAGCAATACCTTTCCGATTTTCCAGCAGAAAGATTACATGAAACTATACCTGATTTTCACAATACTGAAAAAAGATATGAAGCCTTTTTAAAAGCAGTAAAAGAAGATGTGAAAGGTAGGGCAAAAGAGGTCCAAGATGAAATAAAATTTGTAACTAATCGAGCAGATGATACCAAGGTACTTGTAAACCTATTAAAGGAAAATAAATTACCACTTCGTGTTACTCATAATGATACAAAGTTCAATAATGTTATGATAGACGATGCCACTGGAGAAGGGATATGTGTTATAGATTTAGACACTGTAATGCCTGGATTATCTTTATATGACTTTGGTGATTCTATTCGTTCTGGAGCAGTTACAGCAGAAGAAGATGAAATTGACCTTTCCAAGGCATGGTTAAGTCTTGAATTATTTGAGAACTTTACTAAAGGCTTTATGGAAACTGCAGGACAGTCACTTACAGACATGGAAATTAAGTACTTACCATTTAGTGCTAAGCTCTTGACTTTTGAATGTGGAATGAGATTCCTTACAGATTACTTAAATGGAGATGTATATTTTAAAATTCACAGAGAAAAACATAATCTTGATAGAGCAAGAAATCAATTTAAAATTGTAGCTGATATGGAAGATAAGTTTGAACAGATGGAAGCCATTGTTGAAAAGGTATGCCAGTAG
- the asnA gene encoding aspartate--ammonia ligase encodes MAKELIIPKGYKSILALRETEIAIKKTKDFFERRLSEALRLTRVSAPLFVEKETGINDNLNGVERPVAFDVKAMVGSSVEVVHSLAKWKRMALYRYGFSSGEGLYTDMNAIRRDEDMDNLHSIYVDQWDWEMVLDKKDRTEAKLKEVVKAIYRVFKDTEWYIHGEYPEIEKCLPEEIHFITSQELEDKFPELTPRQREDAICKEWGAVFIMKIGGTLESGEKHDGRSPDYDDWELNGDILFWYPVLDRAVELSSMGIRVDEKALLKQLKAADCEHRKDLPFHKMLLDGKLPYTVGGGIGQSRICMYFLRKAHVGEVQASIWPKEMAELCESTGIELL; translated from the coding sequence ATGGCAAAGGAATTAATAATACCAAAGGGATATAAATCTATATTAGCACTTAGAGAAACTGAAATAGCAATAAAGAAGACAAAAGACTTTTTTGAAAGAAGATTATCGGAAGCATTAAGACTCACTAGGGTCTCTGCTCCTCTATTTGTGGAAAAAGAAACAGGTATTAACGATAACCTAAATGGGGTTGAAAGACCTGTAGCTTTTGATGTAAAGGCTATGGTAGGCAGCAGTGTAGAGGTTGTTCATTCTTTAGCTAAGTGGAAGAGAATGGCTCTATATAGGTATGGTTTTTCATCCGGTGAGGGGCTATATACAGATATGAATGCTATAAGAAGAGATGAAGATATGGATAATCTGCATTCTATCTATGTAGATCAGTGGGATTGGGAAATGGTATTAGATAAGAAAGACAGAACTGAAGCTAAATTGAAGGAAGTAGTTAAAGCAATTTATAGGGTGTTTAAAGATACGGAATGGTATATACATGGAGAATACCCTGAAATTGAAAAGTGCCTTCCTGAGGAAATACATTTTATAACTTCACAGGAATTAGAGGATAAATTCCCAGAGCTTACCCCAAGACAAAGAGAGGATGCTATATGTAAAGAATGGGGTGCTGTATTTATAATGAAAATAGGAGGAACATTAGAATCCGGAGAAAAGCACGATGGAAGATCTCCTGATTATGATGATTGGGAACTAAATGGTGATATATTATTTTGGTATCCTGTTTTAGATAGAGCCGTTGAACTCTCGTCAATGGGAATAAGGGTGGATGAGAAGGCTCTCTTAAAACAACTGAAGGCAGCAGATTGTGAGCACAGAAAGGACCTTCCTTTTCATAAAATGCTTTTAGATGGAAAACTTCCATACACTGTTGGAGGAGGTATTGGGCAATCAAGAATATGCATGTACTTCCTAAGAAAAGCGCATGTAGGAGAAGTGCAAGCATCCATTTGGCCGAAGGAAATGGCAGAGTTATGTGAAAGTACAGGAATTGAACTATTATAA
- the nrdD gene encoding anaerobic ribonucleoside-triphosphate reductase, protein MLHVVKRDGRRVEFDPVKITNAIKGAADEIAFTIKESEAFELTQKAIKKLEDGGKKRISVEEIQDIVEHTLLENGYELIGFTFSNYRKERTKIRETKSDLMKAIERIGVETDRDNANVGNNFSSKLLRIASESNKWHNLAMMPKHLAKAHEIGDIYYHDLDSYNLSTNCLHIPTREVLEKGFNTGYGYIRRARRIESAAELSCILLQSTQNDMFGGQSHPDFDNDMAIFVEPTRQEIRKELRELGIEESKIEEYVEKKLRKNIQQAMQGIVYNLNTMHSRAGSQVPFSSINIGIPNCPDAALVCEVFLLEYEKGLGIGEQPIFPNIIFRVKEGVNREPKDPYHYLYRLACKVASKRMNPTFMNIDADFNKAYYDKGYMPATMGCRTYVMSNINGEPGTKGRGNIAPTTINLPRVGILAKGDIDKFFSLLDARLELAKEALLHRYDILKKLKVKDLPFVAGQKLMKGAEDLTPDDSIEPILKQGTWGIGFIGLAETLIALLGKHHGEDAEARELGFKIVSHMRDFTDKLTRETKLNWSTYATPAEGLSGRFVVQDRNIFGDIKGVTDKEYYTNSFHVPVGFPISIKDKIDIEAPYHKLCNAGHISYIELDDYPNEDVIMDILSYAYKHTNISYIGINFHIRYCKDCGTYLRGGEQKCKCGSYNIQGISRVTGYLSLDERFGPGKYSERADRKSHTEEHSNVYNDVNC, encoded by the coding sequence ATGCTACATGTTGTGAAGAGGGACGGGAGAAGAGTGGAATTTGATCCTGTCAAAATAACAAATGCAATAAAGGGTGCAGCAGATGAAATTGCTTTTACAATAAAAGAAAGCGAAGCTTTTGAATTAACACAGAAGGCAATTAAGAAGCTGGAGGATGGCGGAAAAAAGAGAATTTCTGTTGAAGAAATTCAAGACATTGTTGAACATACTTTACTTGAAAATGGATATGAATTAATCGGGTTTACTTTTTCAAATTATAGAAAAGAGAGAACTAAAATTAGAGAAACAAAATCAGATTTGATGAAGGCTATAGAGAGAATTGGAGTAGAAACTGATAGAGACAATGCTAATGTAGGAAATAATTTTAGTTCAAAATTACTTAGAATAGCTAGTGAATCAAATAAGTGGCATAACCTAGCCATGATGCCAAAGCATTTAGCAAAGGCACATGAGATCGGAGACATATATTACCATGACTTAGACAGTTACAATCTATCAACAAACTGTTTACATATACCTACAAGAGAGGTACTTGAAAAAGGTTTTAATACTGGTTATGGATACATAAGAAGGGCTAGAAGAATAGAATCAGCTGCGGAGCTTTCCTGCATACTGCTTCAATCCACACAAAATGATATGTTTGGTGGACAGTCACATCCGGATTTTGATAATGACATGGCAATATTTGTTGAACCTACAAGACAGGAAATAAGAAAAGAACTTCGTGAGCTTGGAATAGAAGAGAGCAAAATAGAGGAGTATGTTGAAAAGAAGTTAAGAAAAAACATACAACAGGCTATGCAGGGTATTGTATATAACTTAAATACCATGCATTCTCGTGCAGGTTCTCAAGTACCATTTTCATCTATAAATATTGGAATTCCAAATTGTCCTGATGCCGCTTTAGTGTGCGAAGTATTCCTACTAGAATATGAAAAGGGGTTAGGAATTGGAGAACAGCCAATATTCCCTAATATTATATTTAGGGTAAAGGAAGGGGTAAACAGGGAGCCTAAGGATCCATATCATTATTTATATAGATTAGCTTGCAAAGTTGCAAGTAAGAGAATGAATCCAACCTTCATGAATATAGATGCTGATTTTAATAAAGCGTATTATGATAAAGGCTATATGCCTGCAACTATGGGATGCAGAACTTATGTAATGTCAAATATAAACGGAGAACCTGGGACTAAAGGAAGAGGAAATATTGCTCCAACAACTATAAATCTTCCTAGAGTAGGAATATTAGCTAAAGGTGATATAGATAAATTCTTTTCACTTTTAGATGCAAGACTAGAGCTTGCAAAAGAAGCGCTGCTTCATAGATATGATATTTTGAAAAAGCTTAAGGTAAAGGATCTACCTTTTGTAGCTGGGCAAAAGCTAATGAAGGGTGCTGAAGACTTAACTCCTGATGATTCAATAGAACCAATTTTAAAACAAGGAACTTGGGGAATTGGATTTATTGGTCTTGCAGAGACACTTATAGCTTTACTTGGAAAACATCATGGTGAAGATGCAGAAGCTAGAGAACTTGGGTTTAAAATAGTTTCACATATGAGAGACTTTACTGATAAGCTTACAAGGGAAACTAAATTGAATTGGAGTACATATGCAACCCCAGCTGAAGGATTAAGTGGGAGATTTGTAGTTCAAGATAGAAATATATTCGGAGATATAAAGGGAGTAACTGACAAAGAATATTATACAAATAGTTTTCATGTTCCAGTTGGATTCCCAATATCAATTAAAGATAAGATTGATATTGAGGCTCCATATCACAAGCTTTGTAATGCAGGACATATAAGCTATATTGAGCTTGACGACTATCCTAATGAGGATGTTATCATGGATATACTTAGCTATGCTTACAAGCATACTAATATAAGCTATATAGGAATTAACTTCCATATAAGATATTGTAAAGATTGCGGCACATATCTAAGGGGCGGCGAGCAAAAGTGTAAATGTGGAAGTTATAACATTCAAGGTATATCAAGAGTAACTGGGTACCTAAGTCTTGATGAAAGATTCGGCCCAGGAAAGTATTCAGAGAGAGCTGACAGAAAATCGCATACAGAAGAGCATAGTAATGTATATAATGATGTAAACTGCTAA
- the nrdG gene encoding anaerobic ribonucleoside-triphosphate reductase activating protein, whose translation MNLDKYIRLAAILPESLVNGPGMRRVLFAQGCPHHCDGCFSPHTHSYEAGALIDMEDIIKDISCNPMLKGVTFSGGEPWEQADKFAYIAKRVKELGLNVWSYTGYTFEYILENRFNRKGWDELLQYVDVLVDGKFDINKMDSNLKFRGSSNQRIIDIKESLEVLGAVAIDVDNRETA comes from the coding sequence ATGAATTTAGATAAATACATAAGACTAGCTGCTATTTTACCTGAAAGTCTTGTGAATGGACCAGGAATGAGGAGAGTGCTGTTTGCTCAAGGATGTCCTCATCACTGTGATGGGTGCTTTAGTCCTCATACTCACTCCTACGAAGCAGGAGCTCTTATAGACATGGAAGACATAATAAAAGATATAAGCTGCAATCCTATGCTTAAGGGAGTTACCTTTAGTGGAGGAGAGCCTTGGGAACAGGCAGATAAATTTGCCTATATTGCAAAAAGAGTAAAAGAACTTGGATTAAACGTATGGTCTTATACGGGTTATACCTTTGAATATATATTAGAAAATAGATTTAATAGAAAAGGCTGGGATGAGCTATTACAATATGTAGATGTACTAGTAGACGGCAAGTTTGATATAAATAAAATGGATTCAAACCTAAAGTTTAGAGGGTCAAGTAATCAGAGAATAATTGATATTAAGGAAAGCCTAGAAGTATTAGGAGCAGTAGCCATTGATGTAGATAATAGAGAAACAGCATAA
- a CDS encoding YhgE/Pip domain-containing protein yields the protein MKTVLKIYNRDFKNIISNWVALVVTIALVILPSLYAWFNIKSAWDPYGNTKGILVAVVNRDKGGSYRDKTINVGNELVEKLKSNTSMGWKFVDEKEAEHGVKYGKYYASITIPENFSDSILSITKDNPHKADIIYSVNEKINAVAPKITQKGVTSIQQQVTTTFIETVNGLIFDIFNRLGIELEKGKPQLKTLMEMIFEVDRRIPEINKAVNDVYDGAIVLQGLLNRIQNDLPLIDDTIKKTTDIVTKGQSFLTKSQDTLRNLSPFIKQELIVLRSISSTTETLINQALNLIESDPVKAREAFVKAKDTNTQAINKIDNLLELINSLGNNSSNKTIVSLTNSLKAHKIKLQSISTDIDSVIKAIDNKDQDAASLLNKLKQDSTAIGSFLDNIINNYDSTIAPEVDNILSNSITAASNTLKLLQDANNNLPAASDLIQKANKGTNTGIADIIELKKNLPSIESSIHSTAEKLRALDNDASLNEVIRLLKLDARKEADFIANPVNVVQNRLFPIPNYGSGMAPFFTTLSLWVGALILVSILSVDVHKPLEGVSMTLQEAYLGRYLTFLTIALLQALAVTLGDIYLLKVYVSNILVFIVYAMYISLIFSMIVYTLVSVFGNVGKALSMILLVLQISASGGTFPIEVTPAFFQHLNPFLPFTYAIAGMREAVGGVLWDVLITNGLILEIYFVVFIVIGLAWKSLFRGLIVRFVAKFKDSGLMEEE from the coding sequence ATGAAGACTGTTTTAAAGATTTATAATAGAGATTTTAAAAATATAATTTCAAATTGGGTAGCTCTGGTAGTTACTATTGCTCTTGTTATACTGCCTTCATTGTACGCTTGGTTCAATATAAAATCAGCATGGGACCCCTATGGCAATACAAAAGGAATTTTGGTAGCTGTAGTGAATAGAGATAAAGGAGGTTCCTATAGAGACAAAACCATAAATGTAGGTAATGAATTAGTGGAAAAATTAAAGAGCAACACTAGTATGGGATGGAAATTTGTTGATGAAAAAGAAGCTGAGCATGGCGTAAAATACGGCAAATATTATGCCAGTATTACTATACCTGAAAACTTTTCTGACAGCATTTTATCAATAACTAAGGATAATCCACACAAGGCAGATATTATTTATTCTGTTAATGAAAAGATAAATGCAGTGGCTCCTAAAATAACTCAAAAGGGTGTTACCAGTATACAGCAGCAAGTTACAACCACCTTTATAGAAACTGTTAACGGACTTATTTTTGATATTTTTAATAGACTAGGTATTGAACTTGAAAAAGGAAAGCCTCAGCTAAAAACACTAATGGAAATGATTTTTGAGGTAGATAGACGAATACCTGAAATAAATAAGGCAGTAAATGATGTGTACGATGGCGCAATAGTGCTTCAAGGTCTATTAAACAGAATTCAAAACGACCTCCCCTTAATAGACGATACTATTAAAAAAACTACTGATATTGTTACAAAAGGACAGAGCTTTTTAACTAAATCACAGGATACCTTAAGAAATTTAAGTCCTTTTATAAAGCAGGAATTAATTGTACTTAGAAGTATTTCTAGCACAACAGAAACTTTAATAAACCAAGCTTTAAATCTTATAGAATCGGATCCTGTAAAAGCAAGAGAAGCTTTTGTAAAAGCAAAGGATACAAATACTCAGGCCATAAATAAAATTGATAATCTTCTTGAATTAATAAATTCTCTTGGAAATAATTCTAGCAATAAAACTATAGTCAGCTTAACAAACTCATTAAAAGCGCATAAAATCAAACTTCAGAGTATATCCACTGATATTGATTCTGTTATTAAGGCCATAGATAACAAGGATCAAGATGCTGCTAGCCTACTAAATAAACTAAAGCAGGATAGTACAGCAATTGGAAGTTTCTTAGACAATATTATAAATAATTATGACTCAACCATTGCTCCTGAAGTAGATAATATACTTTCTAATTCAATTACTGCAGCTAGTAACACTCTTAAGCTGCTACAAGATGCTAATAACAATTTGCCTGCAGCTTCAGATTTGATTCAAAAGGCCAATAAGGGTACTAATACTGGAATAGCTGATATTATTGAGCTTAAAAAAAATCTACCGTCCATAGAAAGCTCTATCCATTCTACTGCTGAAAAACTTAGAGCTTTAGATAATGATGCTAGCCTAAATGAAGTAATTAGATTACTAAAATTAGATGCTCGTAAGGAAGCTGATTTTATAGCAAATCCAGTAAATGTAGTTCAAAACAGACTTTTCCCTATACCAAACTATGGCTCAGGTATGGCACCTTTTTTTACAACCCTGTCCCTTTGGGTAGGTGCACTTATACTGGTGTCTATTTTATCTGTAGATGTTCATAAGCCCCTTGAAGGTGTCTCTATGACCTTACAAGAAGCTTATCTAGGCCGCTATCTAACATTTTTGACTATTGCACTATTGCAAGCCTTAGCAGTTACCTTGGGAGATATATACCTGCTTAAGGTCTATGTATCTAATATTCTGGTATTTATAGTCTATGCCATGTATATAAGCCTTATCTTCAGTATGATAGTATATACCTTAGTATCAGTATTCGGAAATGTAGGCAAAGCACTATCTATGATACTGCTGGTACTTCAGATATCTGCTTCTGGAGGCACTTTTCCTATTGAAGTAACTCCAGCATTCTTTCAGCATTTAAACCCATTTCTTCCTTTTACTTATGCAATAGCAGGCATGAGAGAAGCTGTTGGAGGTGTCTTGTGGGATGTGCTTATTACAAACGGACTAATCTTGGAAATTTACTTTGTAGTTTTCATCGTTATAGGACTCGCCTGGAAATCACTATTTAGAGGTCTTATTGTTCGATTTGTAGCAAAATTTAAGGACAGCGGACTTATGGAAGAAGAATAA
- a CDS encoding nucleotidyltransferase family protein, giving the protein MIKPTLVIMAAGMGSRYGGLKQIEPVGPNGEIIMDYSIYDALKANFGKVVFIIKKEIEEAFKQTIGDRISSIIDTAYVYQEVSAYIPLNYSVHEGRVKPWGTAHAVLCCKDIVDTPFAVINADDFYGSTSFEEIGKYLSEVKDSEDFYNYAMIGFQLENTLTEHGTVARGVCNVDPYNYLVDINERTKIKKFGEEAKYTEDGENWINIPKESTVSMNTWGFTPSIFKELEAGFMKFLEENEANILKAEYFIPSVVDSLIKEGKAKVKVLKSKEQWYGVTYKEDKPMVHEAINKLIRSGIYPEKLWGNK; this is encoded by the coding sequence ATGATAAAACCAACTTTAGTAATAATGGCAGCTGGAATGGGAAGTAGATATGGAGGCTTAAAGCAAATAGAACCAGTGGGACCAAATGGTGAGATTATAATGGATTATTCAATCTATGATGCATTGAAGGCTAACTTTGGTAAAGTAGTATTTATTATAAAAAAGGAAATAGAAGAAGCCTTTAAACAAACTATAGGTGATAGAATTAGCAGTATTATTGATACAGCATATGTTTATCAGGAAGTGTCGGCTTATATACCTTTAAATTATAGTGTACATGAAGGAAGGGTTAAACCTTGGGGCACAGCTCATGCAGTTTTATGCTGTAAAGATATAGTTGATACACCTTTTGCTGTAATCAATGCAGATGATTTTTACGGCTCAACTTCTTTTGAGGAAATTGGTAAGTATCTTTCAGAAGTTAAGGATAGCGAAGACTTTTACAATTATGCTATGATTGGCTTTCAACTTGAAAATACTCTTACAGAACATGGAACTGTAGCTAGAGGTGTATGTAATGTAGATCCTTATAATTATTTAGTTGATATAAATGAAAGAACTAAGATTAAAAAGTTTGGGGAAGAGGCAAAGTATACTGAGGATGGAGAAAATTGGATAAACATACCAAAGGAAAGTACAGTATCTATGAATACCTGGGGCTTTACTCCAAGCATATTTAAGGAATTAGAAGCAGGCTTTATGAAGTTTTTAGAGGAAAATGAAGCTAATATATTAAAGGCTGAATATTTCATACCAAGTGTTGTTGATAGCCTTATTAAAGAGGGAAAAGCAAAAGTAAAGGTGTTAAAGTCAAAGGAGCAATGGTATGGGGTTACCTATAAAGAAGATAAGCCTATGGTTCATGAAGCAATTAATAAGCTTATAAGGTCAGGAATATATCCAGAAAAATTATGGGGGAATAAATAA